The Sparus aurata chromosome 12, fSpaAur1.1, whole genome shotgun sequence sequence CAACTTCACCAAGGAGCACTGTACATGTCTCAATCCGTCACAAAACAGACCATTATACTTTGAGGTATCTGAACTGCAACTTATTTGGTTCCTTAATTCAACTTGGTTTAGATTTAACCTGTTCCTCCTCATTGTGCGACTTAAGGCATGTATCCGGTGcggctcacagctccaagggaTCTTGGAGTCAgtattcagctgtgtgtgtgtcaaaggttAGCCAAGGACAAGCCACTATAGAGGACGAAAACGGAGTCTGACCCTATGTCAGATGGAGGGAGATGTCTAAACATGTGCATCCCCAGAAAAGGATAGAGGGATCCTTTACGTAATTTTGGAATACAAGGCCTAGGagtgacagtaacagatttagtcatttatgggagatgagcagagaGATGAGACCAACTTCTTTTCGAGTCGATTGGacagatggaccctcaacccaccacagtgaccaattagaagtaGGCAGGTACAACCTAAGGGACTTTAAAAGGCTTGCCGGAGAGAAAGAAGGACAGGTAGTACTTACTACTTTACATTActtttgccatagatttgagaacaTCAAAATGTGGCCGATTCTGATTCGGACACTAGCtggagatctgtttcaataaagattgctctatcattccacccagccttgcctccgcagaattcttttatcatcaaactgcACACCGGCACCTTTTAAAGAAGggagcccagaaactacaaccGCAATGAACTTTATACAAACTGTTATTCCTGTGACACCCCCAACCCTCTCACCCTCACACCAGTTCCAGAGACCTTGGAATGGTATAACGTTGTAATAGGGACAATTAAATGTGACTCTATATATGCTTCACCACAACAAGCAATTGATAAGTCCAAAGGAAATGTGCCTCCAGGACAACATTTCTCTCCAGATTTTGCATTTTGCGACCAAAATTTGAgactaaatgtaaaattaactgcagtgtttttttcttttttttacactggtaTGTGGAAGGGGCGAATCAAAGGATCTGGAATCACAGGTGGCATGCTcatgtgtggagggggagggtccTAAAGTTGCTCCAACCGCAGGAGGAGAACAATGGCTCTTGGCGCTGCGTTAAAGCTGCGCCACACCAGCGGTTTCAAAGTTTAGTCGATTACAGCCATAGTCGACTATGCTACCCAAttggacaactgcaattgtccgagtatacatgccggtgagaaaatctaattattggccgaagcattTCATACCCCGGTatgataggtggcgctgtacccatttcatcTAGTGGTAagagagccacctccggctgacctctttacatcaccagcaacaacaaactggctgtgtcccaattcagggtctgcacacttcgagtGCGCATTTTAAGTGCGATTATGTCACTATGCCGCGGTGAAGTGTGTCtcaattcaaagtgttctcataatgGACCCCACAAATGTGCAGtctttttacctgtttttggagtgtgcaccgctactacccttcgtggtctcacacatcccaagattcattgcgcgccgaagagaagaaataaataaataacctcaagtggggcagatctcgtatttaaatgtaagtattgggtctatactcggtttttactcctttgaacatccaacgccagatatgttaaacttcaaggtaaaatacgttggtaatgctcagcttgatgcctttggaagtaaagccttaaaagctTAACTTTCAAACGTTAGACGTCCAGAGGCTGACTTATATATAATTtcgatcaggctgtgatccctgctttatttcccGACTGTAACACAGTAAAGTCTCGTTAAACGcttgaataaagagctaagtttatgattatccttatgagagagatataatatatataatatatatatacacacacacacacacacacacacattagtttAATGTATTGTCTTGATTTTTGTATTGTCTTTTGTTGATCCCCTGTTGTAACAAGTACATGAAAGTCAAACTTGAGTAAAGtaaaaagagtttaaaaaatTTCTGATAATCAccatcaaatacatttaaaaatgcacgATTTTGGTTGAGCATGtgatctgcaaagtaactagagTTGGTGAAGGTTCCATATTTGACGCCTCACTCTCATATGAGTTTGACATGTTCTCCGTCAGCTCTGTATGAAACCCAGAATGAAGACGAGGAGAAAAGACTTTGTTCACGTTTATTCatgatttaaagctgcagtttgttcacacgtcccgtcagtaaagtctgttaaacggcagattcacttcatccacacaatcagtttGTTGGAGCAGCATCTCAACTATGTACAAGCAAATAATGAGCGCTgcctgaagaaagtccaacatttacagaacaacaacaagatgtcaaagtaccgcccacaatgtttgactgacaggtgatctgtgtgcagtgaagaaatgccacaacaatcagctctcagcaacaatgatggaaacacaacaagtctgaagaaaGGAAACACACCATTTAACACACcgaccctgaaatgacttcagtctaTTTGAGTTTACAAAACTCAGCAGAGTCTCCAAACCATTTTAAATtaagtccagcatagagaggctgagtgaatgtggtctggactctgtggaggagagtcatggtgtcagagactctgtagaaggacagaatacctgcactgtgatccaggtacactccaagtCTGCAGAACTGAAGACCTGAGACGAGAGTTTGGACGTTTTCATGCCAAAACTCAGAATGATCAGTACTACGAAATAACATCCAGGATTTTTCATTGTATCCAAATCCACATTCATTCGAGAACCCTCTTCttctgatattcttgtatgcgactgctacaccAACTCCTCCTCTCAACTcaacctcccagtaacaacgtccagtcagactctctctgcTCAGGACCTGCCGCCACCCATTAaatctgtctgggtgatcaGAATAAGACTTTGGTTGATTgaatgttgcttttctgttcccctcagataagaacagctgtgtgtatgctgtgtctagatccagtgtgattttacatgaatattttaagaagtcagctctggtcttggtCTCTGGTTGTGAtggtaaaacatccacttgagtcactgtcagtgagatgtctGTCCATGTGTCTCTCAGAATGTCCTGTAGTACATCTCTGACCTCtatcacagctgctgtcacatcctcaaagtacttgagaggacggatcttgatgctggatgagtgtgtagactcactgagtgctgacagtgaggggtagttgtgtagaaactggttgtgatcctctgtgtgcaagagcttcttcagctcagcgtctttcctcttcagctcagtgatctcctgaagctctttgactcgactcacttcaatttcctgctgggatctgacgttctgcttcacatcagagtcTCTTTTCTTTATGAGACGGATCATCTCGGTGGTGATCTTCttactgtgctccactgctttatcagcagagccgttgatggcctccacctcctgttgaagcaccttcaaatctttctctctgtcctggattctctgctggatgttgtgtcgactcccctccagctctctctgcctctcagtcctctctgctgcagctgaaactgtgtcgtggcctttatgttcgtccacagagcagagataacagatacactgctgatcagtacgacagaacagattcatcacctcatcatgacgagagcagatgttctcctggagcttctctgacggctccaccagcttgtgttttttgaatGTAGCTGATTGAtaatgaggctgcaggtgtttctcacagtaagaggccacacactgcagacaggacttaactgctctcagtttcctcccagtgcagacatcacaggccacatcttcaggtccagcatagcagagatcagcaggagcagcttggagtccagtcttcttcagctcctccactaaagctgctaacatggtgtttttcagcagctcaggcctctgtatgaagctcttcctgcactgagggcagctgtagatcctcttctcatcctctgtgtcccagtggtctttaatacagttcttgcagtagctgtgtccacagggaatagtcaccggatccttcagtagatccaaacagatcggacaagagaaagtctctcggtccaggtgaactgctttctgctccatttcaccGCCCAGTGATAACGActgtctgagcttcacttcctggtaactgaaactagtctgagctctgatctgaacaggGTGTAAAGAGTACAACTCTTTATTAAAGATCCATCTTCAGTCTCCTTGAAGAGTCCTGAGGAAAACCTCCAGGTGTGGCTGTTTCAGCCCCTCTGCTCTTGACTGAGATAGATCTAGGatacaagaggaaaaaaaccaTTAGATCAGATTTTGAAATACTGACCTATAAACTTTTCTATTCAGACTATTCTTAGCCTCAACTACTGATAGAGGTGAATCATAAAGGTGTTAGCTAATTACCACGACATTTTCTCACTCACTCTAAACATACTATAACTATAGATTTATTAACATGATTTTACCCTGTAGCCATCCACTTCATTATCATGGACACACACAGCTTGAGTGGCTGAAACTTCACTGCTCTCTGTGGCTGAACTTTCTCTCTGTTCCACACTTTCAGGTAACTGATCTGTCTGAGTCTCCTTCATGCTGCCTTGCTGCCCCTGCCTCGCTACatgctcctccacctcctcactgCTGTTAGGAAACTGTCGACTGAGTCCTTTCTGTGCCTACTTTCTGTACACAGttgtgttgttatactgtttgACCGCACTGTGTTGTCGTACCTGACGAGAGTCTCGCGAGAGTTAACAACGGGACTTGATATATAAATTGTTGAACACCAGGTCGCTGTAACTATACATAACAACACAGCTTATGTCTCATAACGTTCCTGTGAATAAACACCGTTCAACAGTTCATATATCTCCCAGTCATTAAACATCACTTTCTCCTTcgaaaaacaacaggaagttgttggtGCGGCTGTCTTTCTCTCCATTGTCTGCAGGTCAACATGGCGGCCACGCACATCCCGGTCAGCAGCACACACTGACTAACGTTGCTCATAAACTTGACCAACGTCCGCTAACGTAACTCTCTGTCAGCTGTATGAAAACCGTCATAGAAAGCCACGATAACACAAAGGCTCAGGCTGAAACTGATAAACACGAAGCTAACGGCATTCACGTACTTACCGGTTACTGCCGCCGTTAGCTCGCCGCCGGCCGTGTCCGTGTCCGTGGACCGCGGCAGACACAAGATTCTTCCAACGGGGAAGCTGGAGAGGAAACTAGAGTCACACCGTGAGAGGCGACTGAGTTGTTCTGATTAAAGTTTACAAGATGAGGATTCTTTTAAATCTGCTTTGGCGCCCAAACtgcagtttcttcttctgcgtctCGCGATGATTTTCCGGCAGACTTCGCGGCTTTCGGCACATCATCGCCCCCAGTGGTGGAGACTGAAACTGCAGTTCAGTCTCCACCACTGATCCAGCTGTGACCCAGTCCAGGacgagcagcagctctgtgaatctgaactttgtttcctcttttacaTCAAagcctcagttaaaacctgctccacatttgaaaacatcaaagttGTTAGTTGTAAAATGTTCACGGTTTAAAAGTGTTTCTTCAGCTGAGCCCTCTCATCCATGCAGTGCCGGTCCAAGCCCtttgggggccctaagcagaatttgatttggggcccccctcccacctccgcggagtcacctgtgcttgacattcattgacacaaatgtcacactataatgttacattataaattgTAATAATACAGTGACAGATTATGAACTACTGTCCCCCTGGGCACAGATGCATAGGGACTTCAGGGCCCCTTCACCTCTTGGGTCATTCAggttaattataataattataatgatattcattcattcatgttacttgtttaatgtctttaagatatatatatatatatatatatatatatatatatatatatatatatatatttttttatttttttccttgggGCCCCAAGCAGCCACTTATTACGCTTATGCCTCAGGCCGGCTCTGCGTTCATGTATCATACTGACTCACATGTAAAGGTTTTGTCACATATAACAGAACCCTGACATTGTTCTCTGGTTCATCACGACCCACCAGCTGTGTGTTGATCGCCTCTGAGGGAGAAAATACACATTATGTAATCTATGGGGGTTGGAGGTATCCCCATTTGTCTACCTGTATCTAAGCCTAATACAGTGTCTATAGGTCCTTTCACTGAAAGAATGTGTCACTACTTCCCACTCCTTTCTGTTGTCAGATACCACACCTGTGAATCTGTTAGCATGAGATTTGTGATGCAAACTAAATTGCACTATCTATTGCACACCAGACAGCATCCTTTTAGAGATTAATCAACATAACAAACACAACCTCGTTAGCTGCTCTGATAGATCACAATCAACCcaaaggtgaaaagaaaaacaaagtccaTGATGGCGGAGTGTCTTTTGTGCCCCAAACATCACGTTAGAAACATGTTCTATTCTTAATCCTGCTGCACTGTTGTATCAGAAGATGGTGGTGATCCCCATAACTGCACGATTGTCATCCTATGTTCTCCTAAACCTCATCTTGACCTTTCAGAAACTCTTCTTTCTAACTCTGAGTTTTCTCCACTGATGGTTCTTCTTATTACACCTTGAAAATGTAATGGATATGCCAATATTCTTGTATGTATAGAGATGTTCTCCAACCGGGCCGAACCCTGGGCCTGTAAGAAGGctgattttgtttctttggCTTCAATTCCATGAAGGAGCTCTGTACATGTCCCAATCCgtcacaaaacaaactgttaaaCTGGAATGTGggaagtatttttgttgttggttgtcCTTCCAAGTGTTCGTTGTAAACTTAGATAAACAATATTGGTATAGACAAAAACAATCGTATTTAATCATTATTTCAAGTAACATTATCACAAAGGACTCAGTGACGTAGCTGGTCTGACAAACTGATCCAGACTTGGGATTTGTATTTCTCACAGTGGTTTTCACTCAAACAGCAGGAGGCTCCAAATCACACAAATGTACTGAAATATCAAAAGTATAAGTAAAAGTAATATATACATGtaagtatttactgtaaactaTGTGCAGACTGATTATCAGactgttatttttatttgatttacaataaaacagattaatttaaaaatgttctacaGTAACActtaacaaataaatgtaatggagtaaaaagtacatattttcCTCCAAAATGTACTTAAGTCCGTgacctgagtaaatgtacttagttacattccatgaCTGAAGCATTATCAGTGCTGGAGAAAGTATTCGGATACTTTACTTAGGTGCTAATGCCACACTGTAGGTAGTGCAGATATCATAGTAAATAAACTGAACATATTTACAATCTgtagtgaaaacaaaaagaatagtttcaaaaaataaacaaataaaagacatagttatataataataacaaaagatACATTAATATAAATCTGTTTCTCACTTAAAGTAACCTTCTTTCTGACAGCATCATCAGAGACAGACGCTTCTACATGTTTGTACTGAATTGCCTTTTTGTCCCAGCTGGCTTGTCGTATTGCATCCTGCAGTAGCCACGTTCTCTGCGTGCTTGCGTCATGTATTTTCCCACGTGCAGATGTTTATGCTCCTCGTGCACGCCTATGAGAGGCTGAAGGATCGAGGAGcggaaaacaaagacagaaacttTTAGCTTAAAGACGTTGAACtccacacagagagaaacaaacatggTGGATTCATTTTATGACGTTTGGTTCAATAAAGTGTGGAACAAAGCCACCgtgatgctgcattcaggtACTATCCAGAAGTAACGGACAAACAGCTGACTCTGCCTCAACGTTAATCTGTGAAGGAATAATGATTTATAAAAATACTAGTGTGTGCAAAGAATCAGAGTAGAGAGCACATTTAGGAAATTAGTCAAATCTGACCAGATTCAAAGTGAAAGCCCTGATTCTTGTCAAGGACACATATGATAAATATTACATCTTTCATTCAGTAAGATAACGTACATAGCAAATTTAACAATTTAATATGCACAAAGTTAGTGggaataagaaaataaagaactataatgGGTTCTTGTTTTGcccactgactgactgaggcgCTGCTCAACgaggagctgcagtttcagtctCCACCACTGGGGGCGATGATGAGTTACAAGCCGTGCAGTCTGCCGGAAAATCAGCGCGagacgcagaagaagaaactgcaGTTTAGGCGCCAAAGCAGATTTAAAAGAAGCCTCATCTTGTAAACTTTGATCACAACAACTCAGTCGCCTCTCACGGTGTGACTCTAGTTTCCTCTCCGGCTTCTCCGTTGGAAGAATCTTGTGTCTGCCGCGGTCCACGGACACGGACACGGCCGGCGGCGAGCTAACGGCGGCAGTAACCGGTAAGTACGTGAATGCTGTTAGCTTCGTGTTTATCAGTTTCAGCCTGAGCCTTTGTGTTATCGTGGCTTTCTATGACGGTTTTCATACAGCTGACAGAGAGTTACGTTAGCGGACGTTGGTCAAGTTTATGATCAACGTTAGTCAGTGTGTGCTGCTGACCGGGATGTGCGTGGCCGCCATGTTGATCTGCAGACAATGGAGAGAAAGTCCGCCGCaccaacaacttcctgttgtttttcgAAGGAGAAAGTGATGTTTAACGACTGGGAGATATATTAACTGTTGAACGGTGTTTATTTATGAGACATAAGCTGTGTTGTTATGTATTATTACAGCAACCTGCTGTTGAACAATTTATATAGCAAGTCCCGTTGTAAACTCTCGCGAGACTGTCGTCTGGTACGGTAACACAGTGCGGTcaaacagtataacaacacaaCTGTGTACAGAAAGTAGGCACAGAAAGGACTCAGTGGACAGTTTCCTAACAGCAGTGAGGAGGTGCAGGAGCATGTAGCGAGGCAGGGGCAGCAAGGCAGCATGAAGGAGACTCAGACAGATCAGTTACCTGAAAGTGTGGAACAGAGAGAAAGTTCAGCCACAGAGAGCAGTGAAGTTTCAGCCACTCAAGCTGTGTGTGTCCATGATGATGAAGTGGATGGCTACAGGGAAAAATCATGTTAATAAATCTATAGTTATAGTATGTTTAGAGTGAGTGAGAAAATGTCATTGTAATTAGATAACACCTTTATGATTAACCTATATCAGTAGTTTGTGCTAAGAATAGTCTGAATAGAACAGTTTGTAGGCCAGTCATAAAATCTGAGATTAATTGGTTTTTTCTCTTGTATCCTAGATCTATCTCAGTCAAGAGCAGAGGGGCTGAAACAGCCACACCTGGAGGTTTTCCTCAGGACTCTTCGGGGAGACAGAAGATGGAGCTTCAATAAAGAGTTGTACTCTTTACACcctgttcagatcagagctcagactgGTTTCAGTTAccaggaagtgaagctcagacagTCGTTGGACTGAACGGAGAAATGGCgcagaaagcagttcagctggacaaagagactttctcttgtccgatctgtttggatctactgaaggatccggtgactattccctgtggacacagctactgcaagaactgtattaaagaccactgggacacagaggatgagaagaggatctacagctgccctcagtgcaggaagagcttcatacagaggcctgagctgctgaaaaacaccatgttggCAGCTTTAGTGGAGCAgttgaagaagactggactccaagctgctcctgctgatctctgctatgctggacctgaagatgtggcctgtgatgtctgcactgggaggaaactgagagcagttaagttctgtctgcagtgtatggcctcttactgtgagaaacacctccagcctcattATCAATCAGCTACattcaaaaaacacaagctggtggagccgtccaAGAatctccaggagaacatctgctctcgtcatgatgagttgatgaagatgttctgtcgtactgatcagcagtgtatctgttatctctgctctgtggaggaacataaaggccacgacacagtgtcagctgcaacagagaggcagagagagctggaggagaggcagagaaagctGCAGGGGAGTCAACACGagatccagcagagaatccaggacagagagaaagatgtgaaggTGCTTCAACGGGAGGTgaaggccatcaatggctctgctgataaagcagtggggcacagtgagaagatcttcacccagctgatccgtctcatggagaaaagacgctctgatgtgaagcagcaggtcagatcccagcaggaaactgaagtgagtcgagtcaaagagcttcaggagaagctggagcaggagatcactgagctgaagaggaaagacgctgagctgaagaagctctcacacacagaggatcacaaccagtttctacacaactacccctcactgtcagcactcagtgagtctacacactcatccagcatcaagatccgtcctctcaagtactttgaggatgtgacagcagctgtgtcaaagctcagagacaaactacaggacatcctgagagagacggggacaaacatctcactgaAAGAGACtaaagtggatgttttaccGTCACAACCAGAGCtcaagaccagagctgacttcttaagatattcatgtgaaatcacactggatccaaacacagcacacaaccgcctgttattatctgaggggaacagaataGCAACATTAGTGAGTCAACATCAGTCTTATTCTAGACACCCAGACAAATTCAGTTGGTGGcctcaggtcctgagtagagagagtctgactggacgttgttactgggaggtggagtggagaggaggagttggtgtagcagtcgcatacaagaatatcagcagagtaGGGAACTCCGATGAATGTGGATTTGGATACAGTGAAAAGTCCTGGATGTTGTATCGTAACCCCGATAATTATGAGTTTTGGTATAAACAAGTcaaaactcccgtctcaggtcctgagtcctccagagttggagtgtacctggatcacagtgcaggtattctgtccttctacagcgtctctgacaccatgactctcctccacagagtccagaccacattcactgaacctctctatgctggacttcAGTTAAAAAGGTTTAGAGAGTCTGTTGTGATTTGTAAACTCAAAtagactgaagtcatttcagggtcagtgggttaaattctgtgtttgatttcttcagacttgttgtgtttccatcattgttgctgagagctgattgttgtggcatttcttcactgcacacagatcacctgtcaaatattgtgggcggtactttgacgtcttcttcttgttctgtaactgttggactttcttcaggcGGCGCTCATTATTTGCTTGTACGTAGTTGAGATTCTGCTCCAACCAgctgattgtgtggatgaagtgaatctgccgtttaacagactttactgacgggacgtgtgaacaaactgGAGCTTTTAAATCATGAATAAACGTAAACAAAGTCTTTTCTCCTCGTCTTCATTCTGGGTTTCATACAGAGCTGACGGAGAACAAGTCCAACTAATATGAGAGTTAATTTGGTGAAGTTTGGGCGCAGAGCTTTTACTTCACTCGAGTATTTCCAATTTCTGCTTTGTTATAATTCCCACTTCACTACATTCTGCAGTCAAATATGGAACTTTCACCAACTCTAGtttctttgcagattacatgctcaACCAAAATcgtgcatttttaaatgtatttgatggtgattatcagaaaaatgttgacTGAGTTGACATTATTTACACTCCTGTAAATGGATGTataaattattttacttatatattttttaacatttaatatcagaatCTTTAAGACCTCACTTGAGTTCTATTTTCACGG is a genomic window containing:
- the LOC115592292 gene encoding tripartite motif-containing protein 16-like, with amino-acid sequence MEQKAVHLDRETFSCPICLDLLKDPVTIPCGHSYCKNCIKDHWDTEDEKRIYSCPQCRKSFIQRPELLKNTMLAALVEELKKTGLQAAPADLCYAGPEDVACDVCTGRKLRAVKSCLQCVASYCEKHLQPHYQSATFKKHKLVEPSEKLQENICSRHDEVMNLFCRTDQQCICYLCSVDEHKGHDTVSAAAERTERQRELEGSRHNIQQRIQDREKDLKVLQQEVEAINGSADKAVEHSKKITTEMIRLIKKRDSDVKQNVRSQQEIEVSRVKELQEITELKRKDAELKKLLHTEDHNQFLHNYPSLSALSESTHSSSIKIRPLKYFEDVTAAVIEVRDVLQDILRDTWTDISLTVTQVDVLPSQPETKTRADFLKYSCKITLDLDTAYTQLFLSEGNRKATFNQPKSYSDHPDRFNGWRQVLSRESLTGRCYWEVELRGGVGVAVAYKNIRRRGFSNECGFGYNEKSWMLFRSTDHSEFWHENVQTLVSGLQFCRLGVYLDHSAGILSFYRVSDTMTLLHRVQTTFTQPLYAGLNLKWFGDSAEFCKLK
- the LOC115592291 gene encoding tripartite motif-containing protein 16-like, producing MAQKAVQLDKETFSCPICLDLLKDPVTIPCGHSYCKNCIKDHWDTEDEKRIYSCPQCRKSFIQRPELLKNTMLAALVEQLKKTGLQAAPADLCYAGPEDVACDVCTGRKLRAVKFCLQCMASYCEKHLQPHYQSATFKKHKLVEPSKNLQENICSRHDELMKMFCRTDQQCICYLCSVEEHKGHDTVSAATERQRELEERQRKLQGSQHEIQQRIQDREKDVKVLQREVKAINGSADKAVGHSEKIFTQLIRLMEKRRSDVKQQVRSQQETEVSRVKELQEKLEQEITELKRKDAELKKLSHTEDHNQFLHNYPSLSALSESTHSSSIKIRPLKYFEDVTAAVSKLRDKLQDILRETGTNISLKETKVDVLPSQPELKTRADFLRYSCEITLDPNTAHNRLLLSEGNRIATLVSQHQSYSRHPDKFSWWPQVLSRESLTGRCYWEVEWRGGVGVAVAYKNISRVGNSDECGFGYSEKSWMLYRNPDNYEFWYKQVKTPVSGPESSRVGVYLDHSAGILSFYSVSDTMTLLHRVQTTFTEPLYAGLQLKRFRESVVICKLK